The DNA window TTCATTGAAATAGTTAGAAATACATAGATATGAATACATGAGACTCCATTAAAGGCCGTCTCATGTTTGGACTTTGTCCTGTACTTTAATGTCCTTTAATAAGCCTGCCATAACTAGGAGGATTACAACATCCAAACCTGTGGTGCCAACAttcatttaacattttctttttggtttgaaCACAGTGGACTGAAAATCAAACGGTCCCGATTCTAAATATGCGGGAGCTCATTAAAACCAAGCCCCTGATTTAGGACTCGCATCtcatttgaatgcatttattttgggaGACACTCAGTTCAGTCGTTGTCTCACTGAAGGGTGGCATAACAGTGACATCTAGTGAGTTTGATTTTCTCTTCCAGGATATTGACTGTGGATTTTTATCCCATGCACAGCAGGCTGTTCTAATATGTAAAGGTAAAAATGTCCTACTTTATTTAGATGTTTGACCTTTACTGTGCAGAACTATGCATGCACTCAGTGCTCAAGGGTCTGTTTTCACACTTGCTGCTGAAGGAAAGAGGTCTTTCTGTGCTCACCTTTGAAAACGAGTtaaacacctgtgggaacatgATTCGTGACATTACAATCAGTATTTCGTGGTCCAAAAAGAGCCTTTTTCACAGCCGCCCTAGGACAAACCAACGGTCAAGGTCCACTTACGGTCTTTTTGCTAGAATCGGTCAGCTTGAGGTACATCAGATGACACACATCCTCCACTCAAACCGCAAACACACCAATTAAGAGCGCTGATGGGTCAGAGAGACCCGCAACAGGCCGCCTGCCATTCACGCTCTTGATGTGTCTCTTCCCCTCTTTCGCTCCCTCCAGGTGTTCACACAGCCCAcagtcatctctctctctctctctctctctctctctctgactaaTAGGCCACTTTCCCCCCGTCTCTAAGCATTCTGGGGGCTGATTTCCCTGAAGACCTTGCAGTCTCTCGCTGGCTCGCAGCACTTACAGCCTTGTCGTCAACAATCTGGCTCAGGCCCCTCTGGTTACGTGGGCCGCCGCAGGATCTGGAGGTAATATGGTAAAATGCCAATGAAAGGAGACAGTGACAAAGTCTCAAGCAACGTTTGCAGTTCCCTTTGCAGGGAAAATATGCCACGGAAACTCAgaatcacaaacaaaaaagcaaaaaacaggATCTGATGCAAAGCCGCATCTAAATATGAAAGATTATCATCAACTGTCACTTTTGTCACTCTAAACATATTGATCATCAggaaaatggacaaaataacTGCATGAAATGAATTGGTTGGCCCTTTTGCGGCGGCTGGATTATCTTTGACCACTTTTTCTCTAATTTTCATCAGAGTGATGGCCTTCGAAGGCTGttagctgtgcgtgtgtgtgtgtgcgtttgatgcTCCACCGATTCCGAATAGACAGAGAAGAAGCTTGTGAGACAGATAGTGGCTCAGCATACATGCACCCCGACAGGAAATGGGGAAATGTGCTGACTGCCACTGCCGCATGCATCCAGAGAAAGACCAAGCAGACTCCTGCAGACTTCTTGCATAAGTGCGTTGCGAATGAAGAGTTATTCTTTTTCATGCATATTGATCCCTGTGGCTCCTGCCGAAAGCTGCACCGGGTGATTTATGAGATGCTCTGtgggatcaaaaaaaaaaaaaaagatgaacagcAGTTTGCATTTATCAGGTGTTTGCGGGGCCCGTGTGAACCCATCTGCACGGCCTCATTTCCCTCAGAGCGAGGCATCGTACATCTCTCAAGACGGGGGTGACACGGGGGCGAAACACGACACCACTGCATCACATCCAGGCCCGGCATGCGAGAGTCTCTCTGCGAGGTGGCAGGGGGAGGTGGCGGGGTGAGTGGGGGTGCAGTTGTTTATTTAATCACGTCGGTGAGTAAGAGTCAGTCGCTACGGATGCGCCCAAACGATCCAGTCAATCagtgtgtttcctcctcttccaaggCCACTTCCCGACCAATCAGCTGCAGACAGCTTTGACAAATGCGCCTGCACATCCATCACTATCACCCTTGCTGAATTGTGTCCCTTCGCCGGTGCCAGTGCTGGAGTTTGTGGTCTGAAATTGACGTTAAATCATTGATGAAACGGATTGCAACACGCAACCACACATTTATACAAATGGACAATATTGTAATCCCAAACAGAGATTGATAATCACGTGTTCCACTGGTATCCTAATTACTTCTCTAATAGACAGAAAAACGCTGTCCTGTGTCCCATATGCGATGTGGATCTCAACATCCGGGCCGATAAGCAGATAGGGATCTATCCTGTGCACGTGGCATCCGTAGCATCTCTGAAAAGCCGTGTCTCTGTTGGAGGGTTATGGACTTTCTTCCTTCTGGACTGTTGCTTCTGCACAGCTCGTGAGACGCAGGTGTCTCTGTGAGGCTCTTGGGAGACCTAAGCTTGTGAAGTGTACGTCTTGCATCTACTCGTTAGGTTGGAGACGATCTTAACCCCTGCACAGCATCAGTGGAATTGGAAGGAATGAGTTAAAATCAGAGTGTAAAAATGGAGCTTTAAGATTTCTGCATCAATCTCACTCACCGCTGCAAATCCAGTGGGAGACTAAACTGCCCACCGGAGGGTGTGTGAAAGATTTGAGCTTTCTTGTAAACACTAAATCCTCCAGATGCTGGAACAGCAACGGTTACTAAGGCTTTCTGACATATTTCTTAATGGTTGACTAAAATTGTACAATCACAACTAATGTGTGAGCTACACTCACACAGAAAAACTACAGAGTGCTACAACTAAAATACTATCATTAGAGGTTTAACAAAAATAGTTTGTGGATAAAGCACCGTTCAAATCCCCAAACAGGACGATTAGGAGTGATGGGTGCTTTGTTTTCATCCGTCTGGACACCATCAGATGTAATAAGCAGTAATAAGGAGCCACTGAAATGTCTCTAACATCCTGCACGATGTCCACCGTGATTAATCAGGCCTACAAACCTAAATCAAATCAGCGTGTCCGGAACAATGTCACATCCAGTCTGCCCCGCCCTCTCAGGTGACTTTAAGGGACAATCTGTGATACAAAGGTGAACCCCCAGATGACGACAGGTCAGATTTGCCAGATGAACTAACCGCCATGAATTGCGTGGGTGCATATAGCTGTAATCAAAAGGGATTTAAATGGCTCACTGGTGTCACTTAAAGAGGATTCCTGTTGGCAGGACAGAACGGacaaaaaaagcatgaaaagaTAATTGTTTATTTTGGTTCTTCCCCACTAGTAGTTTATCCACAATCAGACTGAAAGAAAATATAGACTAAGGTACACTAAATGCGGGGAATTTTTAATATATACCACAATGAATTTCATGGAGACAGCATATGTGCATACTTTAAAGACTAATGCCGATATGATGACCAATGACACCAAGGGAAGAATCCCGTGTTTGGGATGGGGTTTGATTATTCAGGACTGCAGGACGACGCTCTGGGAAACTGGTTAGtgagcacaaaacaaaacaccaaaCCAAATCACTTTTCCAtagaacaaaacaataaatggtTCACCCTCCACTTCCAATGACAATTTAGTTCTGATGCAGTGATGGATCGTGCCCACTTGCTAGAGATAACAATCTTTACCTTTACCAATCCTTACAAAACTCTGTAGTTGTTTATTATCTATAGGGTgaacatatatatagatatacagctatgtctatatatatgtacacacgcGTAATTAGTAtgcaaaacatttctttttattaaagtGCTTTCTACTGACTCAACACACAATCTCTCAGAGAAACGTTTTGAGGCAGCATTTTTGAGAGTTAAAAATCCcttattttctgttttgctgTGTTCATCAGTGCTTAATTAAGAGATAAAGACCAAAAGATGTAAGGCATGATTGCAATCAAATGGTTAACTGAGAGAGCACACCTGTGCCATAGGTAACACCTCACGTACGCTACTTACAGTGCTAGTGAGATGTAACCAATTCAGGAGTCATCAGAACGCAAAGCCAACCATCTGTCACGTTCACGCACCAAAACACCTGTGAGCTGTGGGCCCTTCGTGGCAGGTATCTGTGAAGCGGGCTGCGCGCACTAAAgggatattttattatactaatATACCAACCAGACCATTTCTCCTCCTTGTTAGGCACCGTCGATTAGACACTGCTGATGGGACCAGAACAGGTTTCTGAATGAACTATTAAGACATATTTAACAGAACACAGTCTATATTATACATGATTAATTTAATTGAACTCCAAGTGTTCAGACTTGGCAGGAAAATCCAAAAATGATGGAAGTTAAACTGTTTTGattgaatgaattatctttttaAGGTGCGTCAACATCACTCAAACCCACTTCTGAAGTCATGAATGGCCCCGCCCCTTAAAGACCAGATggcattggaaaaaaaatgtcaggatAAAAGCTGGTTAATAGGGAAAAGAGATACTAGGTGGTACTATGGAGGCAAACTCCTCCGGTGCTCATTCCACATCATCTGAACAACTGGCATGACGGTCACAAAGCACCACTTTCTGTTTTACAGGACGCAGTCGTCTCGCAGCAATTCAGCTGAGTGGGTATAAAAATATAGACATTTGAGACCCTGAATATATGTTCATATGTGATTTTCTGCAACAAAACCAAACGCAAATTTACAGCTGTCCCACTCAGTGTGcacattgtcattttttttttttagtccccATCTAAAATGTGTTCTTGCATGACCTCGGGTGGGAGGAGGTTTACACCTACAACGACACCGAACACGCAACGGCAATAACAACGTCGCCACCTTCATCAACAGCGTCAGCGTCTTTGTTATTAATACACTAAAATTACCTCTGGGTTTGTGAAACGGATTTACTCGGGAAAGaaggagtgtgtttgtgtgcgcggcGGCGTTACATCAACATGTCTTTGTGATGCCGGGCTATGTGCTGGCTCTTCTCCGAGGGCCTCCTAAAGCCCTTGGTGCAGTAGTCGCAGCGGTGGGGGTAGTCCTTCGTGTGAATGGAGATGACGTGGCGTTTGAAGCCGGAAGCGTCCGTACTGTTATACTCACAGTACTGGCACTGATAAACCTTTCTGCCGCTGTGCGTCTTCATGTGCTTCTTCAGCTCGGCGGGCTGCCGGAAGCCTCGCCGGCAGCGCTTGCACTTAAAGGGGAGGTCCTTGGTGTGCAGGGACAGGATGTGGCGGCTCAGCGTGAAGGTGTCCGGGGCCGTGAAGTTACAGTGGCGGCACTGGTGCACCTTGTTGCCCTTGTGTGTCTCCGCGTGTTTCTTCAGCTCCGAGGGCCGGTGGAAGCCCTTCTCGCACACGTCACACTGGTGGGGGAAGTCCTTGGTGTGAACGGAGATGATGTGCCGCTTCAGGTCACTGGAGTTGGTGCTCTTGTGCTCGCAGTGGGGGCACTGGTGGGTCTTGTGGCCTTGCACCATCTCCACGTGGCGCTGGAGCTCCCGGGCGTCGGCGTAGGCTTGGGGACAGTGGCTGCACTTGAAAGGCAGATCGGCGCCGTGCTTGCTCTTTATGTGAGTCTTTAGGTTGGACTGGTCGGCGCAGCGGAACTCGCAGTGCGGGCAGTGGTAgggcttctcccccgtgtgggTCCGCATGTGCTTCTTCAGCTCCGACGGGTGGCGGAAGCCCTTGGCGCACTCCACGCACACGTGCGCAAAGGTCTTGCTGTGCACGGCCAGCAGGTGACGGTTGAGCAGGCCTTGCTCCGCCGTCTCGTAGTCGCAGTACTTGCACGGATGCAGCTTGGGCTCCCGGTCCTTGACGATGAGCTTGTCGGAGCCCAAGGGGCTGGACTCGTGGTAGCGCCGGGTGTACTCGCTGTATTCCGGAGAGCGCTCATTGTTGTGACTCAGCAGCTTGTGGCTTTCCAGGTGGTTATGGAAACTGATCTTCTTGTTGGTGGTGAAGTCGCAGTCTGTACACTGGTACTTCTTTTTAAGCATGTGGTCCGGGTGGTTCTTCATGTGGCATTTGAGGAAGCCTCTTGAGCGAAACTTCTTACCACATAGGTGGCAGGGGTAGACGGTCAAAGGCAGACCGTCTGGCCCAATTATAACAGCTGAAAGAGATGGTTGAAAATGCTGTTAACAAGTGATAAAACGATCAAATCATGCACATCGCCTCTTCCAAGAATGGTTCATACCAGTCTGACACTGTCGTGTAtcccctttcttctttttcctaaGTTTGGGTTTGAGGACACGGTTGGCACTCAGCCCCTCTCGGATTTGAAGGAACGGACTGGCAGCACCATTCTTCACCTGATCAATGGTGGCACCTGCACAGAGCGTTTTcattcacacattcatacacgtCTCATACTACACGGTTTTGAAGTGAATTACGACAGCTACGTTAtatacatgttttatatttcaaaCTTTGACTTTTATTGTTCTAGCGGCCCAGAtacagacaaaaacattttggaggTTGAGTAagtcatctaaaaaaaataatgtgcagCAGCCTCTAACGGATTTCCTTGACTGAAGGTTGACTCCTACTTATTAtaggcaacaacaaaaaaacacccatcATGTTAACTTTCTACCGAGAGACCATTGAGAGCCTCCTGAGAAGCTGAATCACTGTGTGGGGCGGAAGCTGCACTGACTACAACAGGAAAGCCCTGCAGTGCATAGTGAACACAGCAGGAAGGGTCATTGGTGCCTCACTCCCCATCCTGCAGGACATTTATGCCCATTTATGCCATCTGTATTCACTTCATATGTTGGACCCGAGAGAAACGTCTTCTCAAcccctttgtgtgtttggtACATGAAGCTGACTTTCACTTATAACCCCACAATCTGTCTGACTAAATGGAATGAAACATGTGTCATTAAGGAACATACTGatgtcatcatcgtcatcctcaTCGCtgtcatcctcatcctcatcttcctcttcttttgtaTGGTTCTTGACTGCCATGTAGACCATCTTGTCACGGCCAACTCCGAGGCGGCCTGATGATGCAGCTTCCAGGTCAGGGTGGCCATTCTGGTAATCGTCCTCTGTTATAACCTCTGTTCCACctggaaagggagaaaaatggCAATTGAATCAAAACCATGAACAACGTTCACTTGGCATTAGTTGCACCTGGTCCAAATGGGTTCACAGGGAAGTATCTGCTTGATTTAATTGATTCAACTTAAAGTGACTTGCCCAAATCGTCATCTGCTTCAGCTTTGAAAATGTAGACTTTGATGACCTCCTCTTTACATTCCTTGTCTTCCATTACCTCCGTGCTCATCTCCAGGGGAGTGTCTCCTATGTCAAGTTTTTCTCCCACCTCGTCCACTAAAGCAAGACAAATAGCCATAATTATGAAAATTCATCAAAAATAAGACGTGGCGTTGCATCAGAATAACGTTTGCATATGGCAAGCTGTCTTACAGGAGATCATGAGGTAATCCTCAGAGCTGCTTCTTGCATCATCATCCTCGTCCGTCTGCAGGGTAACCGCCTCAGCTGGCAGCTGTTGGTGGATTATGTTCTCGGAGTTGGCCTCTGCCACCATCAAGCCCTCAGACACAAGCTGGTGGTCCAGAGTGTTGTCCTGGTGCTCAGAAAGTAGCTCTGCCACAAACACCTGGTCCGGCATctcatggtggtggtggtttgaGACTTGGATGAGGTCCGAAGTTAgtatctgatggtggtgatgatgatgatggtggtggtggtgatgatgatgggggtCCAGATCATCCTCTATTGCAACCTCAGAGCCCAGAATATTGTCAGGCATAATCACACTGTGTTCCGAGGACACCATGTCTTCAGTGGTAATCTCATGGGCTTCTACCCCCTGAGACTGCAGGCTTTCGACGTCCACCTCCAGGCCTTCAACAACCTCAGCGTCCAAACCGTCCACTTCCACCTCTTCCTCGAGGCCCTCAACAATGTGAGCCTCCATGTCCTCAACATCTACCTCAGTTTCCAGGCCCTCCACCACGTGCGCCTCCAGACCCACCACTTCCACCTCGTCGTCTAGGCCATCAACGACCTGAGCCTCCAGCTCCACGACATGCGTCTGTAGCCCGTCCACGACTTCTGCCTCCAAGCAGTCAACGTCTGCATGCAAGCTCTCCACCACCTCAGTCTCCAGTTCTTCGACCACCTCGGTGTCGAGGCCGTGAACCACCTGAGTCTCTAGGCATTCCACCTCAAGTTCATGCTCCAAGAGGATGCCCTCGTCCGTCATCACATCAGAAAGAAGCATCCCCTCGGGCACAGACACCACGATGTGCTCGCCGTCAATGTGAGCAAGACCCCCCATTCCTGCAACTGTAAACACAGAGAGGGCAGCATTATAAAACGGTTTGTGACGAGTATAGCTAAAAACTAgtttttgcatatttttgcACAAATGTTTGTGAGGGTACATTCTCGACGTTGTTAAAATGTAAGACTTACCTTTGTATGTCACTGTGACGTGACATACAAAGACATAATTAgcaaatgtgacacaaacaacatgACACGTGGAGAGGTGGCCTATTATCATGGTATACAGCAATCTTGTGCTTTTACGTCTTGCATGCTGAGATTATTGGTTCACCTTGTCCTATTTCACCACCTACCAAAGTCTTGCATGATCATAGCGTGGGGCATCTTCAGCTCCTGAGTGTGCAGCTCCAACACCCCTCCTCCTTGATCCATGTTTTTACTCTAGAAAAATACTGACAATTCCAATGTACACTGTGTTAGCCTTTGTTAAATGTGCGTTACCAAAAATGACAAAGGTGGACTTTAATACATACCGTCACATTTGATGACAATACCCTTAGAATGCAACCAATGGGGTATTTGATGTGCTTTCTCCCATCAAGGTAAATCAATCAATCCCtctgtcaaaaacaaacaaacaaacaattggTACTCTTAAGCATTGAGCTGATGTTAGAATAGAGATAAAAAGAGCTTTCACTCAGCACTTCC is part of the Pungitius pungitius chromosome 2, fPunPun2.1, whole genome shotgun sequence genome and encodes:
- the znf711 gene encoding zinc finger protein 711, with protein sequence MDQGGGVLELHTQELKMPHAMIMQDFVAGMGGLAHIDGEHIVVSVPEGMLLSDVMTDEGILLEHELEVECLETQVVHGLDTEVVEELETEVVESLHADVDCLEAEVVDGLQTHVVELEAQVVDGLDDEVEVVGLEAHVVEGLETEVDVEDMEAHIVEGLEEEVEVDGLDAEVVEGLEVDVESLQSQGVEAHEITTEDMVSSEHSVIMPDNILGSEVAIEDDLDPHHHHHHHHHHHHHHQILTSDLIQVSNHHHHEMPDQVFVAELLSEHQDNTLDHQLVSEGLMVAEANSENIIHQQLPAEAVTLQTDEDDDARSSSEDYLMISLDEVGEKLDIGDTPLEMSTEVMEDKECKEEVIKVYIFKAEADDDLGGTEVITEDDYQNGHPDLEAASSGRLGVGRDKMVYMAVKNHTKEEEDEDEDDSDEDDDDDISATIDQVKNGAASPFLQIREGLSANRVLKPKLRKKKKGDTRQCQTAVIIGPDGLPLTVYPCHLCGKKFRSRGFLKCHMKNHPDHMLKKKYQCTDCDFTTNKKISFHNHLESHKLLSHNNERSPEYSEYTRRYHESSPLGSDKLIVKDREPKLHPCKYCDYETAEQGLLNRHLLAVHSKTFAHVCVECAKGFRHPSELKKHMRTHTGEKPYHCPHCEFRCADQSNLKTHIKSKHGADLPFKCSHCPQAYADARELQRHVEMVQGHKTHQCPHCEHKSTNSSDLKRHIISVHTKDFPHQCDVCEKGFHRPSELKKHAETHKGNKVHQCRHCNFTAPDTFTLSRHILSLHTKDLPFKCKRCRRGFRQPAELKKHMKTHSGRKVYQCQYCEYNSTDASGFKRHVISIHTKDYPHRCDYCTKGFRRPSEKSQHIARHHKDMLM